One genomic window of Nicotiana sylvestris chromosome 10, ASM39365v2, whole genome shotgun sequence includes the following:
- the LOC104220386 gene encoding adenylate isopentenyltransferase-like has translation MLIVHISYSISILTSAYLSLITLIIIFIFHNHHFLMRRLLKSFVSTTHHCLLLQHSSYNHSKNVKFFLPNHLTWVRNMATGRTVVGPTNKNKIVVVMGATGSGKSKLSIDLATRYFPNSEIINSDKIQVSKGLDITTNKISMSERRGVVHHLLGEFSSEFSPSDYRSVASDRISDIISRNKLPLIVGGSNSFIYGLLSNRFEPVLDVFDKSNPVQCVSKELRYNCCFIWVDVLTPVLNQYLYKRVDEMMKSGMYEELEEFFEENGFSGSNSASRHSGLRKAIGVPEMERYFEKYKNCTVEEKCRLYEEAVREIKENTRQLAEKQIWKIQRLREAGWDLQRVDATEAFTAAMMTENGKIPATEVAAIWEKQVVQPSVKIVKSFLLD, from the coding sequence ATGTTAATTGTACATATTAGTTACAGCATTAGTATTCTAACCTCTGCTTATCTCAGCTTAATCACACTCATAATCATATTCATTTTTCATAATCATCATTTCCTTATGAGAAGATTACTAAAATCATTCGTATCAACAACTCATCACTGTCTTCTTCTCCAGCACTCATCATACAATCACagcaaaaatgtcaaattttttcTTCCAAATCATCTCACATGGGTACGTAACATGGCCACGGGTAGAACCGTGGTGGGACCCACGAACAAGAACAAAATCGTCGTCGTAATGGGTGCTACTGGTTCTGGAAAATCAAAACTTTCTATCGACCTCGCCACTCGTTATTTTCCTAATTCAGAAATCATTAACTCCGACAAAATCCAAGTTTCTAAAGGTCTCGACATTACTACAAACAAAATCTCAATGTCCGAACGTCGCGGCGTCGTTCACCATTTACTCGGCGAGTTTTCGTCGGAGTTTTCTCCTTCCGATTATCGCTCAGTTGCTTCGGACAGAATCTCAGACATCATTAGTCGTAACAAGCTCCCGTTAATCGTTGGTGGGTCTAACTCTTTCATCTACGGTTTGTTATCAAACCGGTTCGAACCGGTACTCGACGTTTTCGACAAGTCGAACCCGGTTCAGTGTGTATCAAAAGAGCTTCGTTATAACTGTTGCTTCATCTGGGTTGATGTTTTAACTCCGGTTTTGAATCAGTATTTATATAAACGAGTTGATGAAATGATGAAATCGGGGATGTATGAGGAATTGGAAGAGTTTTTTGAGGAAAACGGGTTTTCCGGTTCAAACTCAGCGAGTCGACACAGCGGGTTGAGAAAGGCAATAGGGGTGCCGGAGATGGAGAGGTATTTTGAAAAGTACAAGAATTGTACGGTAGAGGAGAAATGCAGGTTGTACGAGGAGGCAGTGAGGGAAATAAAGGAGAACACGCGGCAGCTAGCGGAGAAGCAGATATGGAAGATCCAACGGTTGAGAGAAGCTGGGTGGGACCTACAAAGAGTAGATGCCACGGAAGCATTCACGGCGGCGATGATGACGGAAAATGGAAAGATTCCGGCGACGGAGGTGGCGGCGATATGGGAGAAACAAGTGGTGCAACCGAGCGTGAAGATTGTGAAGAGCTTTTTGTTGGACTGA